One genomic segment of Candidatus Poribacteria bacterium includes these proteins:
- the gmhB gene encoding D-glycero-beta-D-manno-heptose 1,7-bisphosphate 7-phosphatase produces MSSSRKEKLKTIFLDRDGVINHNPPNRGYVRKWAEFDFIPNSRKAIRELSESGYRIIVITNQSGIGRGLYSEEDVADIHSRMVAEISKAGGTVDAVYYCPHRPDAGCACRKPKPGMLMRAAREHNIELSNAYLIGDWITDIEVGQRVGATTFLVLTGLGQESYYHYIDTEPCRRADENRHRPDKIFTNLYTATRWLRKIKR; encoded by the coding sequence ATGTCATCTTCCCGCAAGGAAAAATTAAAAACTATCTTTTTGGATCGGGATGGCGTTATCAACCACAATCCACCCAATAGAGGATACGTCCGGAAATGGGCGGAATTCGACTTCATTCCAAATTCCCGAAAAGCGATCCGGGAATTGTCAGAAAGTGGTTATCGAATTATTGTCATAACCAATCAATCGGGAATCGGGAGAGGCCTCTATTCAGAGGAAGATGTAGCGGATATCCACTCGCGGATGGTCGCTGAAATCAGCAAAGCGGGTGGAACAGTTGATGCTGTGTATTACTGTCCGCACCGTCCCGATGCAGGGTGCGCCTGTCGAAAACCGAAGCCGGGTATGTTAATGCGTGCCGCACGTGAACACAATATTGAACTGTCAAACGCCTATTTGATTGGTGATTGGATCACAGATATTGAAGTGGGACAACGTGTCGGTGCCACAACATTTCTCGTTTTAACAGGACTTGGACAGGAGAGTTATTACCACTACATTGATACGGAGCCTTGTCGGCGTGCGGATGAGAACAGACACCGTCCCGATAAAATCTTCACAAACCTTTATACAGCAACGCGCTGGCTCAGGAAAATTAAACGGTAG
- the rfaE1 gene encoding D-glycero-beta-D-manno-heptose-7-phosphate kinase — MNLKAVFEQLQGKRVVVIGDVILDTYIWGDVKRISPEAPVPVFETMTENIGCGGAANVAQNVASLGGNAVLVGVIGADREGEKLVRMLTDMDLVTTGLYTDAQRPTSTKTRVVARAAATFTGQKQDSGHHLLRIDRESKAEISPQIQEQLLDTVAAQVPTSDAIIFADYDKGVVTAQLIKDVVKHATSHGIPIIVDPKRNNFWHYEGVTAVTPNHKEASAAVHEEIMDVSDLVAVGEKILNRLSLKALLITRDAKGMSLFQRTVDGTVEVEHLPPHSNSVTDVTGAGDTVIAAFTLALAADAEFRGAAMLSNLAGGIAVGKMGCATVTPKELLHVIKTAASISDM, encoded by the coding sequence CATCCTGGACACGTATATCTGGGGGGATGTGAAACGAATTTCGCCGGAAGCTCCTGTTCCAGTGTTTGAGACGATGACAGAGAATATTGGATGTGGTGGTGCGGCGAATGTCGCCCAGAACGTCGCAAGTTTAGGCGGCAACGCGGTCTTGGTCGGTGTCATCGGTGCGGACAGGGAAGGCGAAAAGTTGGTCCGGATGCTAACCGATATGGATCTCGTTACAACGGGACTCTATACTGACGCTCAGCGGCCGACAAGCACAAAAACCCGGGTGGTTGCCCGTGCTGCGGCGACCTTCACCGGTCAGAAACAGGATTCGGGACATCACCTGCTCCGCATCGACAGGGAATCCAAAGCGGAAATTTCTCCCCAGATACAGGAACAGTTACTGGACACTGTGGCTGCTCAAGTGCCGACAAGCGACGCAATTATCTTCGCTGACTACGATAAAGGGGTGGTTACGGCGCAACTCATCAAAGATGTTGTGAAACACGCCACGTCTCACGGTATCCCAATTATCGTCGATCCGAAGCGAAATAACTTCTGGCACTATGAGGGTGTAACCGCCGTTACGCCGAACCACAAGGAGGCGAGTGCCGCTGTCCATGAAGAGATCATGGATGTATCCGATTTGGTCGCTGTTGGAGAGAAGATTCTGAACAGGTTATCCCTTAAAGCGTTGCTAATCACGCGCGATGCGAAGGGGATGTCTCTGTTTCAACGCACTGTAGACGGGACCGTGGAAGTGGAACACCTGCCGCCACACTCAAACAGTGTGACAGATGTTACGGGGGCTGGGGATACGGTCATTGCCGCTTTTACGCTTGCGCTGGCGGCGGACGCTGAATTTCGTGGTGCGGCGATGCTGTCTAACCTCGCAGGCGGAATTGCCGTCGGTAAGATGGGGTGCGCGACCGTCACACCAAAGGAATTGCTGCACGTTATTAAAACCGCAGCATCTATTTCTGATATGTAA